A single genomic interval of Stenotrophomonas sp. ZAC14D1_NAIMI4_1 harbors:
- a CDS encoding ESPR-type extended signal peptide-containing protein — MNRIYRKVWNKALGQLVVASELASSDTRGGVVDQRRDAGHVRPVTLAAALALAMGLGGSGLAAAQSVEVGGNANCVTLSSSLIDQCVVDGSANASGRNAVAVGTGSTASAANSVALGAGSNANRANTVSVGATGNERQITNVAAGTAATDAVNRAQLDAQAQATQAALAAAAAQGSRYFKADGAGDDSDAAQIDGEGALAAGASATADGDDTTALGHNAQATADSATAVGAQAQASGSGSTSVGAGSTASGTASASFGVGAEASGGYSTALGGLSNASAFNATAVGNAANATGSNSVAVGGDAEASGAYSTATGQGSLATGTNSVAVGGALFGLLPTEASGDYSTAVGGGAWAPGTNATALGNAAEAQGANSVALGADSIAERDNSVSVGGAGNTRQITNVAAGTEGTDAVNKDQLDEVAATAENTRKYFQASGSEDSDAGALAEGDSALAAGEAANAIGDGATALGGGATAIAAQATALGYNSLATGENASAVGTNAQASGSDSAALGSGAVASETSTTATGAGAQATAVYSTANGAEAVASGAQSLSSGFRAAASADGATAVGGYSEASGRLGSALGYGTVASGANSTAAGVFATATGAGAVAVGEASEATGDESVAIGGSTYFGLITSRASGYGASAYGAGAWATEDYATAIGWNAWADGAQSTALGASATANGSNSVALGAASQADRDNTVAVGSDGNERQVTHVAAGTEDTDAVNVGQLKDVAAVADTTAKRFQATGSSNSDAGALADGDDALAAGEAANAIGNGTTAVGAGATAVAQNATAVGNNALASGQNSAAFGNNAQAAGPGSVAVGGAAVDEAGNPLITSGGVPVETGATSAGVGGTAVGASAEASGFAASSYGVGAYAAGAQSSAFGAVANAVGDYSTAVGTQSNATGTSSVAVGGPADLIPGLGFFVQTQASGEAATAVGAGAIASGDYAVANGSLTEASGAESVAVGYFAYAPGENASALGAQTWASGAQSTAVGYYATARGANSVALGANSEAVRDNSVAVGSDGNERQVTHVAAGTEDTDAVNKGQLDAVASTADTTARFFQAQGEEGSDAGAYAEGEGAVAAGSASNAIGAGALAQGAGAGAIGADTVALGRNTFANGDGAVAIGGLGQAYDEYNQPLLDDEGNPVLVGTTASAGSTAVGNAALATGASSSAFGTAAQATGDNSFAAGGKSRANGSYAVAIGDSAFAKADDSTAVGGYSTASEEGATAFGAGAWATGTNASAFGPAAWASANGATSIGYNSWANGVSSTAVGRGAFSYGDYSLALGFQALGNSINSIAVGTNTVADGESAIAIGAGSTANGNNAVALGAGSVADRDRSVSVGSAGSERQITNVAAGTQATDAVNKAQLDAVAASAGTGNKFFQASGSDDSDAGAYVEGDNALAAGEAANAIGDGAIALGSGANAIGTNAQAIGFNALASADNASAIGANAQATGEYATAQGAESEASGEQSAAFGAAAVSSGAGSTATGVLSEASGEEAVAVGYFSSASGEAATAVGSETVASGTASAAFGIGAEATGGYSTAIGGYASASAFNATAFGNFANASGSNSVALGGDSEASGAYATATGQGSLATGVNSVAIGGSLFGLLATEASGDYSTAVGGGAWARGTNATALGNAAEAQGANSVALGADSIADRDNTVSVGGAGNTRQITNVAAGTEGTDAVNKDQLDAVAATAENTSKYFQASGSDDSDAGAYVEGDNALAAGEAANAIGDGATALGSGATAVAANATAVGFNSLATGGNAAAIGNNAQATGEDSAALGSGAVASETSSTATGAGAQATAVYSTANGAEANASGAQSLASGFRAAASADGTTAVGGYSEASGRLGSALGYGTLASGANSTAAGVFATASGASSVAMGDSSEATGDESVAIGGSTFFGLIPARASGYGAAAFGAGAWATDDYATAIGWNSWAGAVQSTALGAGATANGINSVALGAASQADRDNTVAVGSEGGERQVTHVAAGTEGTDAVNKNQLDAVAATAETTSRYFQASGSADSDAGAYVEGDNALAAGEASNAIGNGASALGSGATALAENATAVGFNSLATGVNAAAVGNAAQATGENSAAYGSAAVASEIGSTATGNAAQATGVYSTANGAEAIASGAQSLASGFRASASADGTTAVGGYSEASGRLGTALGYGSAATGANTTAVGFGATAAGANAVALGQSSDASGDESVAIGGSTFSGLITARASGTGAAAFGAGAWATSDYASAIGWNAWASAADATALGANSTASAANSVALGTGSQADRANTVSVGNTAAQRQITNVAAGTETTDAVNKGQLDAVAATADAVGQRFKANGSGVATASGTDAVAVGSNATASGNRSNAVGSSARAVGNASLALGAGSAVTGNNSVALGAGARAVDANVVSVGGGNGTDGPATRRIVNVADGRIAAGSSDAVTGSQLNVTNQRVGAVETRVGDFDSRISTVESSTANAIGYDDASHDRLTLSGIDGTVIDNVGAGSIASGSHQAINGGQLFQSLSDAASILGGGASVGMQGVFIAPNYVIQGSTYNNVGDALGALDRKVTELDQRTAGGTSRTATASLRSASVQATTAQVATVAEADAVASRSNVVAKPSVEGATAAQPAVGANAVAMGEGAVASGASSTAIGQGASATAANAVALGQGSVADRANTVSVGSEGNERQVTNVAAGTAATDAVNKGQLDRGITTANSYTDSRVQAVADSFDVFKGEVDGRLRNMDRRIDRQGAMSAAMLNMATSAAGIRTQNRVGVGIGFQGGESAMSLGYQRAISDRATVTLGGAFSSDDASVGVGAGFGW, encoded by the coding sequence ATGAATCGGATTTATCGCAAGGTCTGGAACAAAGCGTTGGGTCAGTTGGTGGTGGCCTCGGAACTGGCCTCTTCCGACACGCGCGGCGGGGTCGTCGACCAGCGTCGCGATGCCGGCCACGTACGGCCGGTGACGCTTGCCGCGGCCCTTGCCCTGGCCATGGGACTGGGAGGCTCAGGCCTCGCCGCCGCGCAGTCGGTGGAAGTGGGTGGCAACGCCAACTGCGTGACCCTCAGCAGCAGCCTGATCGACCAGTGCGTGGTTGACGGCAGCGCCAATGCCAGCGGCCGCAACGCCGTGGCCGTGGGCACCGGCAGCACCGCCAGCGCCGCCAACAGCGTCGCGCTGGGCGCCGGCTCCAACGCCAACCGCGCCAACACGGTGTCGGTCGGCGCAACGGGCAACGAACGACAGATCACCAACGTCGCCGCAGGCACGGCGGCCACCGATGCGGTCAACCGCGCCCAGCTCGACGCCCAGGCGCAGGCCACCCAGGCCGCGCTGGCCGCCGCCGCCGCGCAAGGCAGCCGCTACTTCAAGGCTGACGGCGCCGGTGATGACAGCGATGCGGCGCAGATCGATGGCGAAGGCGCACTGGCCGCCGGCGCTTCGGCAACCGCCGATGGCGACGACACCACGGCGCTGGGCCACAACGCGCAGGCGACCGCTGACAGCGCCACCGCCGTTGGCGCGCAGGCGCAGGCCTCGGGCAGTGGCAGCACCAGCGTCGGCGCAGGCAGCACCGCCAGCGGCACCGCGTCGGCCAGCTTCGGCGTCGGTGCCGAAGCCAGCGGCGGTTACAGCACCGCACTGGGCGGCCTGTCCAACGCTTCGGCCTTCAACGCAACGGCGGTCGGCAATGCGGCCAACGCCACCGGCTCCAACAGCGTGGCCGTCGGCGGCGATGCCGAAGCCAGCGGCGCGTACAGCACCGCCACCGGCCAGGGCAGCCTGGCCACCGGCACCAACTCGGTCGCCGTGGGTGGCGCACTGTTCGGCCTGCTGCCGACCGAAGCGTCGGGCGACTATTCCACTGCGGTGGGTGGTGGCGCCTGGGCACCGGGCACCAATGCCACCGCATTGGGCAACGCCGCAGAAGCTCAGGGCGCCAACAGCGTGGCACTGGGTGCCGATTCGATTGCCGAGCGTGACAACAGCGTCTCCGTCGGTGGCGCTGGCAACACCCGCCAGATCACCAACGTCGCTGCCGGTACCGAAGGCACCGACGCGGTGAACAAGGACCAGCTGGACGAGGTCGCTGCGACCGCAGAAAACACCCGCAAATACTTCCAGGCCAGCGGCAGCGAGGACAGCGATGCCGGCGCCCTGGCAGAAGGCGACAGCGCGCTGGCGGCCGGTGAAGCGGCCAATGCCATCGGCGATGGCGCCACCGCGCTCGGCGGCGGTGCGACCGCCATCGCGGCGCAGGCGACCGCACTCGGCTACAACAGCCTGGCCACCGGCGAGAATGCTTCGGCCGTCGGCACCAACGCGCAGGCCAGCGGCAGCGACAGCGCCGCACTGGGCAGCGGTGCGGTGGCCAGTGAAACCAGCACCACCGCCACCGGCGCCGGCGCACAGGCAACCGCGGTCTACAGCACCGCCAACGGTGCCGAAGCCGTCGCCAGTGGCGCACAGTCGTTGTCCAGCGGCTTCCGCGCAGCGGCCTCGGCCGACGGTGCAACCGCCGTCGGCGGTTACAGCGAAGCCAGTGGCCGGCTGGGTTCGGCACTGGGCTACGGCACCGTCGCCAGCGGCGCCAACAGCACTGCCGCCGGCGTGTTCGCCACCGCGACCGGTGCCGGTGCGGTCGCCGTGGGTGAAGCCAGCGAAGCGACCGGCGACGAAAGCGTCGCCATCGGCGGCAGCACCTACTTCGGCTTGATCACCTCGCGCGCCAGCGGCTACGGTGCATCGGCCTATGGTGCCGGCGCATGGGCCACCGAAGACTATGCAACGGCCATCGGCTGGAACGCCTGGGCCGATGGCGCGCAGTCCACCGCGCTCGGCGCCAGTGCCACCGCCAATGGCAGCAACAGCGTCGCCCTCGGTGCGGCCTCGCAGGCCGACCGCGACAACACCGTGGCCGTCGGCAGCGACGGCAACGAACGCCAGGTGACCCATGTCGCCGCAGGTACCGAAGACACCGACGCGGTGAATGTCGGCCAGCTGAAGGACGTGGCTGCGGTGGCCGACACCACCGCCAAGCGCTTCCAGGCCACCGGCAGCAGCAACAGCGATGCCGGTGCACTGGCCGACGGCGATGACGCACTGGCCGCCGGTGAGGCCGCCAATGCCATCGGCAACGGCACCACCGCAGTCGGTGCCGGCGCGACCGCCGTCGCCCAGAACGCCACCGCGGTGGGCAACAACGCGCTGGCCAGCGGCCAGAACAGCGCCGCCTTCGGCAACAACGCACAGGCCGCCGGCCCGGGCAGCGTGGCCGTGGGTGGTGCCGCCGTCGATGAAGCAGGCAACCCGCTGATCACCAGCGGTGGCGTGCCGGTGGAAACCGGTGCGACCAGTGCCGGTGTCGGTGGTACCGCCGTCGGCGCCAGTGCCGAAGCCAGTGGCTTCGCGGCATCTTCGTATGGCGTCGGTGCCTATGCGGCCGGCGCACAGTCCTCCGCGTTCGGTGCAGTGGCCAACGCGGTCGGTGATTACTCCACCGCCGTGGGCACGCAGAGCAACGCCACCGGCACCAGCAGCGTGGCCGTCGGTGGCCCGGCCGACCTGATCCCCGGCCTGGGCTTCTTCGTGCAGACCCAGGCCAGCGGCGAAGCCGCCACCGCCGTCGGTGCCGGTGCCATCGCCAGCGGCGATTACGCCGTCGCCAACGGCAGCCTGACCGAAGCCTCCGGTGCCGAGTCGGTGGCCGTGGGCTACTTCGCCTATGCGCCCGGCGAGAACGCCAGTGCGCTGGGTGCACAGACCTGGGCCAGCGGCGCGCAGAGCACCGCCGTGGGCTACTACGCCACCGCGCGGGGCGCCAACAGCGTCGCCCTCGGTGCCAACTCCGAAGCGGTGCGCGACAACAGCGTGGCCGTCGGCAGCGACGGCAACGAACGGCAGGTCACCCACGTGGCCGCCGGTACCGAAGACACCGATGCGGTGAACAAGGGCCAGCTCGATGCGGTGGCCAGCACGGCAGACACCACCGCGCGCTTCTTCCAGGCGCAGGGCGAGGAGGGCAGCGATGCCGGTGCCTACGCCGAAGGCGAAGGTGCGGTGGCGGCCGGTTCGGCCAGCAATGCGATCGGCGCAGGCGCGCTCGCACAGGGCGCGGGCGCGGGTGCCATCGGCGCCGATACCGTCGCCCTGGGCCGCAACACCTTCGCCAATGGCGACGGTGCGGTTGCCATCGGTGGCCTCGGCCAGGCCTACGACGAGTACAACCAGCCGCTGCTGGATGACGAAGGCAATCCGGTGCTGGTCGGCACCACCGCCTCGGCCGGCTCCACTGCCGTGGGCAATGCCGCGCTGGCCACCGGCGCCAGCAGCAGCGCGTTCGGCACGGCGGCGCAGGCCACCGGCGACAACAGCTTCGCTGCTGGCGGCAAGTCGCGCGCCAACGGCAGCTATGCCGTCGCCATCGGCGACAGCGCCTTCGCCAAGGCCGACGACAGCACCGCCGTCGGCGGTTACAGCACCGCCAGCGAAGAAGGTGCCACCGCCTTCGGTGCCGGCGCGTGGGCCACCGGCACCAACGCGTCGGCCTTCGGCCCGGCGGCCTGGGCCAGTGCGAATGGCGCGACCTCCATCGGCTACAACAGCTGGGCCAATGGCGTCAGCTCCACCGCGGTCGGCCGCGGCGCCTTCAGCTATGGCGATTACAGCCTGGCACTGGGCTTCCAGGCACTGGGCAACAGCATCAACAGCATCGCGGTGGGCACCAATACCGTGGCCGATGGCGAAAGCGCCATCGCCATCGGTGCCGGCAGCACCGCCAACGGCAACAATGCCGTGGCCCTCGGCGCAGGCTCGGTGGCTGACCGCGACCGCAGCGTGTCGGTCGGCAGCGCCGGCAGCGAACGCCAGATCACCAACGTCGCCGCCGGCACCCAGGCCACCGATGCGGTGAACAAGGCCCAGCTGGATGCCGTGGCCGCCAGCGCAGGCACCGGCAACAAGTTCTTCCAGGCCAGCGGCAGCGACGACAGCGATGCCGGCGCCTACGTGGAAGGCGACAACGCACTGGCCGCCGGTGAGGCCGCCAACGCCATCGGTGACGGCGCCATCGCACTGGGCAGCGGCGCCAACGCCATCGGCACCAACGCACAGGCGATCGGCTTCAATGCCCTGGCCAGTGCCGACAACGCCAGCGCCATCGGCGCCAACGCGCAGGCCACCGGCGAGTACGCCACCGCGCAGGGTGCGGAAAGCGAAGCCAGCGGCGAGCAGAGTGCCGCCTTCGGTGCAGCAGCCGTGTCCAGTGGCGCCGGCAGCACCGCCACGGGCGTGCTGTCCGAAGCCAGCGGCGAGGAAGCCGTGGCGGTGGGTTACTTCAGCAGCGCCAGCGGCGAAGCGGCCACCGCGGTGGGCAGCGAGACCGTGGCCAGTGGCACGGCCTCGGCGGCGTTCGGCATCGGTGCCGAAGCCACCGGCGGCTACAGCACCGCCATCGGCGGCTATGCCAGCGCATCGGCGTTCAACGCCACGGCCTTCGGCAACTTCGCCAACGCCTCCGGTTCCAACAGCGTGGCCCTGGGCGGCGATTCGGAAGCGTCCGGTGCCTACGCCACGGCCACCGGCCAGGGCAGCCTGGCCACCGGCGTGAACAGCGTGGCCATCGGCGGTTCGCTGTTCGGCCTGCTCGCTACCGAAGCGTCGGGTGATTACTCCACCGCAGTGGGTGGCGGTGCCTGGGCGCGGGGCACCAACGCCACGGCGCTGGGCAACGCGGCCGAAGCACAGGGTGCCAACAGCGTGGCCCTGGGTGCCGACTCGATTGCAGACCGTGACAACACGGTCTCCGTCGGCGGCGCTGGCAATACCCGCCAGATCACCAACGTCGCCGCCGGCACCGAAGGCACCGATGCGGTGAACAAGGACCAGCTGGATGCAGTCGCCGCCACCGCGGAGAACACCAGCAAGTACTTCCAGGCCAGCGGCAGCGACGACAGCGACGCCGGCGCCTACGTGGAAGGTGACAACGCACTGGCTGCCGGTGAGGCCGCCAACGCCATCGGCGACGGTGCCACCGCGCTCGGCAGTGGTGCCACGGCGGTGGCCGCCAATGCCACTGCGGTCGGCTTCAACAGCCTGGCCACCGGCGGCAACGCTGCGGCGATCGGCAACAACGCCCAGGCCACTGGCGAAGACAGCGCTGCCCTGGGCAGCGGTGCCGTCGCCAGCGAAACCAGCAGCACCGCCACCGGTGCCGGCGCACAGGCCACGGCGGTCTACAGCACGGCCAACGGCGCCGAAGCCAACGCCAGCGGCGCGCAGTCGCTGGCCAGCGGCTTCCGTGCGGCGGCCTCGGCCGATGGCACGACCGCAGTGGGCGGCTACAGCGAAGCCAGCGGCCGCCTCGGCTCGGCCCTGGGGTATGGCACCCTGGCCAGTGGCGCCAACAGCACCGCTGCCGGCGTGTTCGCCACCGCCAGCGGTGCCAGTTCGGTGGCCATGGGCGATTCCAGCGAAGCCACCGGCGATGAAAGCGTGGCCATCGGCGGCAGCACCTTCTTCGGCCTGATCCCGGCGCGTGCCAGCGGTTACGGCGCGGCGGCCTTCGGTGCCGGCGCGTGGGCGACCGACGACTACGCCACCGCCATCGGCTGGAACTCCTGGGCCGGCGCCGTGCAGTCCACCGCGCTCGGTGCGGGTGCCACCGCCAACGGCATCAACAGTGTTGCGCTGGGTGCTGCTTCCCAGGCCGACCGTGACAACACCGTGGCCGTCGGCAGCGAGGGCGGCGAACGCCAGGTGACCCATGTGGCAGCGGGTACCGAAGGCACCGACGCGGTGAACAAGAACCAGCTGGATGCCGTTGCCGCCACCGCCGAGACCACCAGCAGGTACTTCCAGGCCAGCGGCAGCGCCGACAGCGATGCCGGTGCCTACGTGGAAGGCGACAACGCACTGGCTGCGGGTGAAGCATCCAACGCCATCGGCAACGGCGCCTCCGCGCTGGGCAGCGGCGCCACCGCCCTGGCTGAAAATGCCACGGCCGTCGGCTTCAACAGCCTGGCCACCGGCGTCAATGCCGCGGCCGTCGGCAACGCGGCGCAGGCCACCGGCGAGAACAGTGCCGCGTATGGCAGCGCTGCGGTCGCCAGCGAGATCGGCAGCACCGCCACCGGCAACGCCGCGCAGGCCACGGGCGTCTACAGCACGGCCAACGGTGCCGAAGCCATCGCCAGCGGCGCACAGTCGCTGGCCAGCGGCTTCCGCGCCTCGGCCAGCGCCGATGGCACCACCGCTGTCGGTGGTTACAGCGAAGCCAGCGGCCGCCTTGGCACCGCACTGGGCTACGGCTCGGCCGCCACCGGCGCCAACACCACGGCGGTGGGCTTCGGTGCTACTGCGGCCGGTGCCAACGCGGTGGCGCTGGGCCAGTCCAGCGACGCCAGCGGTGATGAAAGCGTGGCCATCGGCGGCAGCACCTTCTCCGGTCTGATCACGGCGCGTGCCAGCGGCACCGGCGCGGCGGCCTTCGGTGCCGGTGCCTGGGCAACCAGCGATTACGCCAGCGCCATCGGCTGGAACGCCTGGGCCAGCGCTGCCGATGCGACTGCGCTGGGTGCCAACAGCACCGCCAGTGCAGCCAACAGCGTCGCCCTTGGTACCGGCTCGCAGGCCGACCGCGCCAACACGGTGTCGGTGGGCAACACGGCCGCGCAGCGGCAGATCACCAACGTGGCTGCCGGTACGGAAACCACCGATGCGGTGAACAAGGGCCAGCTTGATGCCGTGGCCGCCACCGCCGATGCGGTCGGCCAGCGCTTCAAGGCCAACGGCAGCGGCGTGGCTACCGCCAGCGGTACCGATGCGGTGGCCGTGGGCTCCAACGCCACCGCCAGCGGCAACCGCAGCAATGCGGTGGGCAGCAGCGCCAGGGCCGTCGGCAACGCATCGCTGGCGCTGGGTGCCGGCAGTGCGGTCACCGGCAACAACTCGGTGGCCCTGGGTGCCGGCGCGCGTGCGGTGGACGCCAACGTGGTCTCGGTCGGTGGCGGCAACGGCACCGATGGTCCGGCCACCCGCCGCATCGTCAACGTGGCCGATGGCCGCATTGCCGCCGGCAGCAGCGATGCCGTCACCGGTTCGCAGCTCAACGTCACCAACCAGCGCGTGGGTGCGGTCGAGACCCGCGTGGGTGATTTCGATTCGCGCATCTCCACCGTCGAAAGCAGCACCGCCAACGCCATCGGCTACGACGATGCCAGCCACGACCGCCTGACCCTGTCCGGCATCGACGGTACGGTCATCGACAACGTCGGCGCCGGCAGCATCGCCTCGGGCAGCCACCAGGCCATCAACGGCGGCCAGCTGTTCCAGTCGCTCAGCGATGCCGCCAGCATCCTCGGCGGCGGCGCCAGCGTCGGCATGCAGGGGGTGTTCATCGCGCCGAACTACGTCATCCAGGGCAGCACCTACAACAACGTCGGCGATGCGCTGGGCGCACTGGACCGCAAGGTGACCGAGCTTGACCAGCGCACTGCCGGTGGCACCAGCCGTACCGCCACGGCCAGCCTGCGCAGCGCCAGCGTGCAGGCCACTACCGCCCAGGTGGCCACGGTGGCCGAGGCCGATGCAGTGGCCTCGCGGTCCAACGTGGTGGCCAAGCCCAGCGTGGAGGGTGCTACTGCCGCGCAGCCGGCCGTCGGTGCCAACGCCGTCGCCATGGGCGAGGGTGCCGTGGCCAGCGGGGCGTCGTCCACGGCCATCGGCCAGGGCGCGTCTGCCACCGCTGCCAATGCCGTCGCGCTGGGCCAGGGTTCGGTCGCCGATCGCGCCAACACGGTCTCGGTGGGCAGCGAAGGCAACGAACGCCAGGTGACCAACGTGGCAGCCGGTACCGCCGCCACCGACGCGGTCAACAAGGGCCAGCTGGACCGCGGCATCACCACCGCCAACAGCTACACCGACAGCCGCGTGCAGGCAGTCGCCGACAGCTTCGACGTGTTCAAGGGCGAAGTGGACGGGCGCCTGCGCAACATGGACCGCCGCATCGACCGCCAGGGCGCGATGAGCGCGGCCATGCTCAACATGGCCACCAGTGCCGCCGGCATCCGCACCCAGAACCGGGTCGGCGTCGGCATCGGTTTCCAGGGCGGCGAATCGGCGATGTCGCTGGGCTACCAGCGTGCCATCAGCGATCGCGCCACGGTCACCCTCGGCGGTGCGTTCAGCAGTGATGACGCCTCGGTCGGCGTCGGTGCCGGCTTCGGTTGGTAA
- a CDS encoding S8 family peptidase: protein MINKQNLRINVLAAAMLSMTAAGAVHAAGLPTREPVRQASTTEAGAERIIVKYRAGTAAASDRSAKLSTVQSALTRASLSGGTSRASTLGPQVVRKLGIGADVIRLKGRLAPAELQRVLKELKADPSVQYAEADVKLRRTELRAGDVKPALVPNDPLYAQYQWHLSNPTGGINAPSAWDVSQGEGVVVAVLDTGILPQHPDLVGNLLEGYDFISDAETSRRATDDRVPGAQDYGDWVENANECYNGSQPEDSSWHGTHVAGTVAEQTNNGVGMAGVAHKAKVLPVRVLGKCGGYLSDITDAITWASGGTVAGIPANTNPAEIINMSLGGSGACAGAYQDAISGAISRGTTVVVAAGNETDNAANYRPASCEGVVTVGATRITGGITYYSNYGTRVDLSGPGGGGSVDGNPGGFIWQSGSNAATTPDSGTYSYMGMGGTSMASPHVAGVAALVQSALIANGKDPLAPAALRALLKETARPFPVTIPASTPIGTGIVDAKAALAKALAEPCTENCEPEGIPLTNKVALSGVAGATGSETVYTFEAVAGKQLSVLTYGGTGNVSVYVAQGRVPTATDNDAKSSRPGNTETVRVAKPVAGTYYVKVVGEAAFSGVTILATQ from the coding sequence GTGATCAATAAGCAGAACCTTCGCATCAACGTGCTTGCTGCCGCCATGCTGTCGATGACCGCCGCAGGCGCGGTCCACGCCGCTGGCCTGCCGACCCGCGAGCCGGTGCGCCAGGCCAGCACCACCGAAGCGGGCGCCGAGCGCATCATCGTGAAGTATCGCGCCGGTACCGCTGCTGCCAGCGACCGCTCGGCCAAGCTGTCCACGGTGCAGTCCGCACTCACCCGCGCCAGCCTGTCCGGTGGCACCAGCCGTGCAAGCACGTTGGGCCCGCAGGTGGTGCGCAAGCTCGGCATCGGTGCCGACGTGATCCGCCTGAAGGGCCGCCTGGCCCCGGCCGAACTGCAGCGCGTGCTGAAGGAACTCAAGGCCGACCCGTCGGTCCAGTACGCCGAAGCCGACGTCAAGCTGCGCCGCACCGAACTGCGCGCGGGCGACGTGAAGCCGGCCCTGGTGCCGAACGATCCGCTCTACGCGCAGTACCAGTGGCACCTGAGCAACCCCACCGGCGGCATCAACGCACCGTCGGCCTGGGACGTTTCGCAGGGCGAGGGCGTGGTCGTCGCCGTGCTCGACACCGGCATCCTGCCGCAGCATCCGGACCTGGTCGGCAACCTGCTGGAAGGCTACGACTTCATCAGCGACGCCGAGACCTCGCGCCGTGCCACCGACGACCGCGTGCCGGGCGCGCAGGACTACGGTGACTGGGTGGAGAACGCCAACGAGTGCTACAACGGCTCGCAGCCGGAAGACAGCTCCTGGCACGGTACCCACGTGGCCGGCACTGTCGCCGAGCAGACCAACAACGGCGTCGGCATGGCCGGTGTCGCACACAAGGCCAAGGTCCTGCCGGTGCGCGTGCTCGGCAAGTGCGGTGGCTACCTCTCCGACATCACCGATGCGATCACCTGGGCGTCGGGTGGCACCGTCGCCGGCATTCCGGCCAATACCAACCCGGCTGAAATCATCAACATGAGCCTGGGTGGCAGTGGTGCGTGCGCAGGCGCCTACCAGGATGCGATCAGCGGCGCGATCTCGCGTGGCACGACCGTGGTGGTGGCCGCCGGCAACGAAACCGACAATGCCGCCAACTACCGCCCGGCCAGCTGCGAAGGCGTGGTGACCGTGGGTGCGACCCGCATCACCGGTGGCATCACCTACTACTCCAACTACGGCACGCGCGTGGATCTGTCCGGCCCGGGCGGCGGTGGCAGCGTGGACGGCAACCCGGGTGGCTTCATCTGGCAGTCCGGTTCGAATGCGGCCACCACGCCGGATTCCGGCACCTACAGCTACATGGGCATGGGCGGTACTTCGATGGCATCGCCGCACGTGGCCGGTGTTGCCGCCCTGGTGCAGAGTGCGCTCATCGCCAACGGCAAGGATCCGCTGGCCCCGGCGGCCCTGCGTGCGCTGCTGAAGGAAACCGCGCGTCCGTTCCCGGTCACCATCCCGGCCTCCACGCCGATCGGCACCGGCATCGTCGACGCCAAGGCCGCGCTGGCCAAGGCCCTGGCCGAGCCGTGCACCGAGAACTGCGAGCCTGAAGGCATCCCGCTGACCAACAAGGTCGCCCTCAGCGGCGTGGCCGGCGCCACCGGCAGCGAGACGGTCTATACCTTCGAAGCCGTCGCCGGCAAGCAGCTGAGCGTGCTGACCTACGGTGGCACCGGCAACGTGTCGGTGTACGTGGCGCAGGGCCGCGTGCCGACCGCCACCGACAACGATGCCAAGTCCAGCCGCCCGGGCAACACCGAGACCGTGCGTGTTGCCAAGCCGGTGGCAGGCACCTACTACGTGAAGGTGGTGGGCGAAGCGGCCTTCAGCGGCGTGACCATCCTGGCCACCCAGTAA